A DNA window from Delphinus delphis chromosome 6, mDelDel1.2, whole genome shotgun sequence contains the following coding sequences:
- the HDHD3 gene encoding haloacid dehalogenase-like hydrolase domain-containing protein 3 → MARRLQLQLLTWDVKDTLLRLRHPVGEEYAAKARAHGLEVEAAALGQAFGRAYRAQSHSFPSYGLSRGLTSRQWWLDVILQTFHQAGIRDAQAVASIADQLYEDFSSSRTWQVLEGAEATLRGCRKRGLRLAVVSNFDRRLEDILVGLGLQEHFEFVLTSEAAGWPKPDPRIFHEALRLAQVEPAVAAHIGDSYQCDYKGARAVGMHSFLVAGPEPLDPAVKDSVPQEHILPSLSHLLPALDRLEGSPPGL, encoded by the coding sequence ATGGCGCGTCGGCTCCAGTTACAACTGCTGACGTGGGATGTGAAGGACACGCTGCTCAGGCTCCGCCACCCCGTGGGGGAGGAATATGCCGCCAAGGCCCGGGCCCACGGGCTGGAGGTGGAGGCCGCCGCCCTGGGACAGGCCTTCGGGCGGGCATATAGGGCTCAGAGCCACAGCTTCCCCAGCTATGGCCTGAGCCGTGGCCTCACCTCCCGCCAGTGGTGGCTGGATGTGATCCTGCAGACCTTCCACCAGGCAGGCATTCGGGATGCCCAGGCTGTGGCCTCCATCGCTGACCAGTTGTACGAGGACTTCAGCAGTTCCCGCACCTGGCAGGTGTTGGAGGGGGCTGAGGCCACCCTGAGGGGGTGCCGAAAACGAGGTCTGAGGCTGGCAGTGGTCTCCAACTTTGACCGACGACTGGAGGACATCCTGGTGGGTCTTGGTCTGCAGGAACACTTCGAGTTTGTGCTGACCTCCGAGGCTGCCGGCTGGCCCAAGCCCGATCCCCGCATTTTCCATGAGGCCTTGCGCCTTGCTCAGGTGGAACCGGCAGTGGCAGCCCACATTGGGGACAGTTACCAATGTGATTACAAGGGAGCACGGGCCGTGGGTATGcacagcttcctggtggctgGCCCTGAGCCTTTGGACCCTGCGGTCAAGGATTCTGTACCCCAAGAACACATTCTCCCCTCACTGTCCCATCTCCTGCCTGCCCTTGACCGCCTGGAGGGCTCACCCCCAGGGCTTTGA